The following proteins are encoded in a genomic region of Nicotiana sylvestris chromosome 4, ASM39365v2, whole genome shotgun sequence:
- the LOC104236247 gene encoding uncharacterized protein, which produces MKILNFVWRITERIVKYSVLFMSKGSNSESKKMPRRRPLYTCVASIFAIIHIACRKTEDFNGPIRSIIDKIAICMSYVMPILYTMQFQWLLVVSFIDNCILTSEIMVEKLFPPASRLFDKIDELAYAAESLPGKFDDSMEKLPIFIHQIPFLDWALFHLIAWLNFWISRLTHWGSRNAREKDITIDVNHNDQYLQQESTVKSDLPAKLFSQLHNADASHEQIMGNDKSECGVDEKKITGSEIQAFVEAISPASSSSCDPFEDAVSSPMFGSHEDVSKTIEISMSKTDIGKCSYKEMLEKRS; this is translated from the exons ATGAAAATTCTCAATTTTGTGTGGAGGATTACTGAAAGAATTGTCAAGTACAGTGTCTTATTTATGTCCAAG GGATCAAATTCGGAAAGCAAAAAAATGCCAAGACGTCGTCCATTGTACACTTGTGTAGCTTCAATCTTTGCAATTATCCACATTGCTTGCAGAAAAACAGAGGACTTTAACGGACCTATCAGATCAATAATAGATAAAATTGCAATATGTATGAGTTATGTAATGCCAATTTTATACACCATGCAATTTCAATGGCTATTAGTCGTATCTTTTATAGATAATTGTATACTCACTTCAGAAATTATGGTAGAAAAGTTATTTCCACCAGCATCTAGACTTTTCGATAAGATAGATGAGCTAGCTTATGCTGCAGAAAGCCTACCTGGAAAATTTGATGATTCCATGGAAAAGTTGCCAATATTTATTCACCAGATACCATTTCTTGATTGGGCACTGTTCCATCTTATAGCGTGGTTGAACTTCTGGATTTCGCGTTTGACTCATTGGGGGTCCAGGAATGCTAGGGAGAAGGATATAACAATTGATGTAAATCACAATGATCAATATCTCCAACAAGAATCAACAGTTAAATCGGATTTGCCTGCTAAACTGTTTAGCCAATTGCATAACGCTGATGCTTCACATGAACAAATCATGGGAAATGATAAATCAGAATGTGGGGTAGATGAGAAAAAGATTACTGGGTCAGAAATTCAAGCATTTGTAGAGGCTATAAGTCCTGCAAGTTCATCGAGTTGTGATCCATTTGAGGACGCGGTTTCATCACCAATGTTTGGTTCTCATGAAGATGTAAGCAAAACAATTGAAATTAGTATGTCGAAAACCGATATTGGAAAGTGtagctacaaggaaatgctaGAGAAACGGTCTTAA